Proteins from a genomic interval of Rosa chinensis cultivar Old Blush chromosome 2, RchiOBHm-V2, whole genome shotgun sequence:
- the LOC112185845 gene encoding probable inactive shikimate kinase like 1, chloroplastic, with protein sequence MEITRTLLPSSSCSSLHLRTPLLHFHVSPSHPQSLPQDVLQSQTSLPIPSRTRFRKPLAASDGTTSATKVAVDDPSLAVKKKAMDVSPELKGTTIFLVGMKSSIKTSLGKFLANLLRYYYFDSDSLVEEAAGTQSATKSLRETDKSGFQESETEVLKQLSSMGRLVVCAGDGATQSSTNLALLRHGITIWIDVPLDIVARGVVEDQTQLSAYDLSTSVSYPEVLTHLSTSYEELRGGYAIADATVSLQQVAGKLGYDEIDDVTTEDMALEVLKEVEKLTRVKKMMEAAARPF encoded by the exons ATGGAGATAACAAGGACTCTCCTCCCTTCCTCCTCTTGCTCTAGTCTCCACCTCCGCACTCCGCTCCTCCATTTTCACGTCTCGCCTTCGCACCCACAGTCGTTACCCCAGGATGTCCTTCAGTCTCAGACCTCACTGCCCATTCCATCTCGCACCCGCTTCCGGAAACCTCTCGCCGCCTCCGATGGCACCACTTCCG CAACTAAGGTTGCTGTGGATGATCCCTCTCTTGCTGTGAAG AAGAAGGCAATGGATGTATCACCAGAACTCAAAGGAACTACCATATTCCTTGTGG GCATGAAGAGCTCCATAAAGACCAGTTTGGGGAAATTCCTCGCCAACTTGTTACGATACTATTACTTTGACAG TGATAGTTTGGTTGAGGAAGCTGCTGGCACTCAATCTGCCACCAAATCTTTAAGGGAGACTGACAAGAGTGGTTTCCAGGAGTCCGAG ACTGAAGTGTTGAAGCAATTATCATCCATGGGTCGGTTAGTGGTCTGTGCTGGAGATGGTGCAACTCAGAGTTCAACAAATCT GGCTCTTTTAAGACATGGGATCACGATATGGATTGATGTACCTTTAGACATTGTGGCCAGGGGTGTGGTCGAAGATCAAACTCAGCTCTCTGCATACGATCTATCTACTTCCGTATCCTATCCAGAG GTTTTGACTCACCTAAGTACTTCATATGAAGAGTTGAGAGGTGGATATGCAATAGCTGATGCAACCGTATCTCTTCAGC AAGTAGCAGGTAAGTTAGGTTATGATGAAATCGACGATGTAACCACCGAAGACATGGCTTTGGAG GTTCTCAAGGAGGTAGAGAAATTGACCAGAGTGAAAAAGATGATGGAAGCAGCAGCAAGACCTTTTTAA